A window from Vulpes vulpes isolate BD-2025 chromosome 9, VulVul3, whole genome shotgun sequence encodes these proteins:
- the TWF2 gene encoding twinfilin-2 isoform X2, producing MAHQTGIHATEELKEFFAKARAGSVRLIKVVIEDEQLVLGASRELAGCWDQDYDRTVLPLLDAQEPCYLLYRLDSQNAQGFEWLFLAWSPDNSPVRLKMLYAATRATVKKEFGGGHIKDELFGTVKDDLSFAGYQKHLSSCAAPAPLTSAERELQQIRINEVKTEISVESKHQTLQGLNFPLQPAAQRALQQLKQKAVNYIQLKLDLERETIELVHTEPTEVAQLPSRVPRDAARYHFFLYKHTHEGDPLESVVFIYSMPGYKCSIKERMLYSSCKSRLLDSVEQDFQLEISKKIEIGDGAELTAEFLYDEVHPKQHAFKQAFAKPKGPGGKRGHKRLIRGPGENGDDS from the exons CCACCGAGGAGCTGAAGGAGTTCTTCGCCAAGGCACGGGCTGGCTCTGTCCGGCTCATCAAAGTCGTCATCGAGGATG AGCAGCTTGTGCTGGGTGCCTCACGGGAGCTGGCAGGCTGCTGGGACCAGGACTATGACAGGACCGTGCTGCCACTACTGGACGCCCAGGAGCCCTGTTACCTGCTCTACCGCCTGGACTCACAGAATGCCCAGGGCTTCGAGTGGCTCTTCCTTGCTTGGTCACCTGACAATTCTCCC GTGCGGCTGAAGATGCTGTATGCGGCCACACGGGCCACAGTGAAGAAGGAGTTTGGGGGCGGCCACATCAAGGATGAGCTCTTTGGGACTGTGAAG GACGACCTCTCCTTTGCTGGGTACCAGAAGCATCTGTCGTCCTGTGCAGCGCCCGCCCCACTGACGTCGGCTGAGAGAGAGCTTCAGCAGATCCGTATTAATGAG GTGAAGACAGAGATCAGCGTGGAGAGCAAGCACCAGACCCTGCAGGGCCTCAACTTCCCACTGCAGCCGGCGGCCCAGAGGGCACTTCAGCAGCTCAAACAGAAGGCCGTCAACTACATCCAGCTG AAGCTGGACCTGGAGCGGGAGACAATTGAGCTGGTGCACACAGAGCCCACGGAAGTGGCCCAGCTGCCCTCAAGGGTTCCCCGAGATGCTGCCCGCTACCACTTCTTCCTCTACAAGCATACTCATGAGGGTGACCCCCTCGAGTCTGTGG tgTTCATCTACTCGATGCCGGGGTACAAGTGCAGCATCAAGGAGCGCATGCTCTATTCCAGCTGCAAGAGTCGCCTCCTCGACTCTGTGGAGCAGGACTTCCAGCTGGAGATCTCCAAGAAG ATTGAGATTGGCGATGGGGCGGAGCTGACAGCCGAGTTCCTCTACGACGAGGTGCACCCCAAACAACATGCCTTCAAGCAGGCCTTCGCCAAGCCCAAGGGCCCAGGGGGCAAGCGGGGTCACAAGCGCCTCATCCGCGGCCCTGGCGAGAATGGGGATGACAGCTAG
- the TWF2 gene encoding twinfilin-2 isoform X3, producing the protein MLVLGASRELAGCWDQDYDRTVLPLLDAQEPCYLLYRLDSQNAQGFEWLFLAWSPDNSPVRLKMLYAATRATVKKEFGGGHIKDELFGTVKDDLSFAGYQKHLSSCAAPAPLTSAERELQQIRINEVKTEISVESKHQTLQGLNFPLQPAAQRALQQLKQKAVNYIQLKLDLERETIELVHTEPTEVAQLPSRVPRDAARYHFFLYKHTHEGDPLESVVFIYSMPGYKCSIKERMLYSSCKSRLLDSVEQDFQLEISKKIEIGDGAELTAEFLYDEVHPKQHAFKQAFAKPKGPGGKRGHKRLIRGPGENGDDS; encoded by the exons ATG CTTGTGCTGGGTGCCTCACGGGAGCTGGCAGGCTGCTGGGACCAGGACTATGACAGGACCGTGCTGCCACTACTGGACGCCCAGGAGCCCTGTTACCTGCTCTACCGCCTGGACTCACAGAATGCCCAGGGCTTCGAGTGGCTCTTCCTTGCTTGGTCACCTGACAATTCTCCC GTGCGGCTGAAGATGCTGTATGCGGCCACACGGGCCACAGTGAAGAAGGAGTTTGGGGGCGGCCACATCAAGGATGAGCTCTTTGGGACTGTGAAG GACGACCTCTCCTTTGCTGGGTACCAGAAGCATCTGTCGTCCTGTGCAGCGCCCGCCCCACTGACGTCGGCTGAGAGAGAGCTTCAGCAGATCCGTATTAATGAG GTGAAGACAGAGATCAGCGTGGAGAGCAAGCACCAGACCCTGCAGGGCCTCAACTTCCCACTGCAGCCGGCGGCCCAGAGGGCACTTCAGCAGCTCAAACAGAAGGCCGTCAACTACATCCAGCTG AAGCTGGACCTGGAGCGGGAGACAATTGAGCTGGTGCACACAGAGCCCACGGAAGTGGCCCAGCTGCCCTCAAGGGTTCCCCGAGATGCTGCCCGCTACCACTTCTTCCTCTACAAGCATACTCATGAGGGTGACCCCCTCGAGTCTGTGG tgTTCATCTACTCGATGCCGGGGTACAAGTGCAGCATCAAGGAGCGCATGCTCTATTCCAGCTGCAAGAGTCGCCTCCTCGACTCTGTGGAGCAGGACTTCCAGCTGGAGATCTCCAAGAAG ATTGAGATTGGCGATGGGGCGGAGCTGACAGCCGAGTTCCTCTACGACGAGGTGCACCCCAAACAACATGCCTTCAAGCAGGCCTTCGCCAAGCCCAAGGGCCCAGGGGGCAAGCGGGGTCACAAGCGCCTCATCCGCGGCCCTGGCGAGAATGGGGATGACAGCTAG
- the TWF2 gene encoding twinfilin-2 isoform X1 — MATLWLTRPLPPEQLVLGASRELAGCWDQDYDRTVLPLLDAQEPCYLLYRLDSQNAQGFEWLFLAWSPDNSPVRLKMLYAATRATVKKEFGGGHIKDELFGTVKDDLSFAGYQKHLSSCAAPAPLTSAERELQQIRINEVKTEISVESKHQTLQGLNFPLQPAAQRALQQLKQKAVNYIQLKLDLERETIELVHTEPTEVAQLPSRVPRDAARYHFFLYKHTHEGDPLESVVFIYSMPGYKCSIKERMLYSSCKSRLLDSVEQDFQLEISKKIEIGDGAELTAEFLYDEVHPKQHAFKQAFAKPKGPGGKRGHKRLIRGPGENGDDS, encoded by the exons ATGGCTACTCTCTGGCTCACCCGGCCTCTGCCCCCAGAGCAGCTTGTGCTGGGTGCCTCACGGGAGCTGGCAGGCTGCTGGGACCAGGACTATGACAGGACCGTGCTGCCACTACTGGACGCCCAGGAGCCCTGTTACCTGCTCTACCGCCTGGACTCACAGAATGCCCAGGGCTTCGAGTGGCTCTTCCTTGCTTGGTCACCTGACAATTCTCCC GTGCGGCTGAAGATGCTGTATGCGGCCACACGGGCCACAGTGAAGAAGGAGTTTGGGGGCGGCCACATCAAGGATGAGCTCTTTGGGACTGTGAAG GACGACCTCTCCTTTGCTGGGTACCAGAAGCATCTGTCGTCCTGTGCAGCGCCCGCCCCACTGACGTCGGCTGAGAGAGAGCTTCAGCAGATCCGTATTAATGAG GTGAAGACAGAGATCAGCGTGGAGAGCAAGCACCAGACCCTGCAGGGCCTCAACTTCCCACTGCAGCCGGCGGCCCAGAGGGCACTTCAGCAGCTCAAACAGAAGGCCGTCAACTACATCCAGCTG AAGCTGGACCTGGAGCGGGAGACAATTGAGCTGGTGCACACAGAGCCCACGGAAGTGGCCCAGCTGCCCTCAAGGGTTCCCCGAGATGCTGCCCGCTACCACTTCTTCCTCTACAAGCATACTCATGAGGGTGACCCCCTCGAGTCTGTGG tgTTCATCTACTCGATGCCGGGGTACAAGTGCAGCATCAAGGAGCGCATGCTCTATTCCAGCTGCAAGAGTCGCCTCCTCGACTCTGTGGAGCAGGACTTCCAGCTGGAGATCTCCAAGAAG ATTGAGATTGGCGATGGGGCGGAGCTGACAGCCGAGTTCCTCTACGACGAGGTGCACCCCAAACAACATGCCTTCAAGCAGGCCTTCGCCAAGCCCAAGGGCCCAGGGGGCAAGCGGGGTCACAAGCGCCTCATCCGCGGCCCTGGCGAGAATGGGGATGACAGCTAG
- the TLR9 gene encoding toll-like receptor 9, which yields MGPCRGALHPLSLLVQAAALALALAQGTLPAFLPCELQPHGLVNCNWLFLKSVPRFSAAAPRGNVTSLSLYSNRIHHLHDYDFVHFVHLRRLNLKWNCPPASLSPMHFPCHMTIEPNTFLAVPTLEDLNLSYNSITTVPALPSSLVSLSLSRTNILVLDPATLAGLYALRFLFLDGNCYYKNPCQQALQVAPGALLGLGNLTHLSLKYNNLTVVPRGLPPSLEYLLLSYNHIITLAPEDLANLTALRVLDVGGNCRRCDHARNPCRECPKGFPQLHPNTFGHLSRLEGLVLKDSSLYSLDPRWFHGLGNLMVLDLSENFLYDCITKTKAFHGLARLRRLNLSFNYHKKVSFAHLHLAPSFGSLLSLQELDIHGIFFRSLSETTLQSLAHLPMLQRLHLQLNFISQAQLSIFGAFPGLRYVDLSDNRISGAAEPAAATGEVEVDCGERVWPQSRDLALGPLGTPGSEAFMPSCRTLNFTLDLSRNNLVTVQPEMFVRLARLQCLGLSHNSISQAVNGSQFVPLSNLRVLDLSHNKLDLYHGRSFTELPRLEALDLSYNSQPFSMRGVGHNLSFVAQLPALRYLSLAHNGIHSRVSQQLRSASLRALDFSGNTLSQMWAEGDLYLRFFQGLRSLIQLDLSQNRLHTLLPRNLDNLPKSLRLLRLRDNYLAFFNWSSLALLPKLEALDLAGNQLKALSNGSLPNGTQLQRLDLSGNSIGFVVPGFFALAVRLRELNLSANALKTVEPSWFGSLVGALKVLDVTANPLHCACGATFVDFLLEVQAAVPGLPSRVKCGSPGQLQGRSIFAQDLRLCLDEALSWVCFSLSLLAVALSLAVPMLHQLCGWDLWYCFHLCLAWLPRRGRRRGVDALAYDAFVVFDKAQSSVADWVYNELRVQLEERRGRRALRLCLEERDWVPGKTLFENLWASVYSSRKTLFVLARTDRVSGLLRASFLLAQQRLLEDRKDVVVLVILCPDAHRSRYVRLRQRLCRQSVLLWPHQPSGQRSFWAQLGTALTRDNRHFYNQNFCRGPTTA from the exons ATG GGCCCCTGCCGTGGTGCCCTGCACCCCCTATCTCTCCTGGTGCAGGCTGCCGCGctagccctggccctggcccagggcaccctgcctgccttcctgccctGTGAGCTCCAGCCCCATGGCCTGGTGAACTGCAACTGGCTGTTCCTCAAGTCCGTGCCCCGCTTCTCGGCAGCTGCACCCCGCGGTAACGTCACCAGCCTTTCCTTGTACTCCAACCGCATCCACCACCTCCATGACTATGACTTTGTCCACTTCGTCCACCTGCGGCGTCTCAATCTCAAGTGGAACTGCCCGCCCGCCAGCCTCAGCCCCATGCACTTTCCCTGTCACATGACCATTGAGCCCAACACCTTCCTGGCTGTGCCCACCCTAGAGGACCTGAATCTGAGCTATAACAGCATCACAACTGTGCCCGCCCTGCCCAGTTCGCTCGTGTCCCTGTCCCTGAGCCGGACCAACATCCTGGTGCTGGACCCTGCCACCCTGGCAGGCCTGTATGCCCTGCGCTTCCTATTCCTGGATGGCAACTGCTACTACAAGAACCCCTGCCAGCAGGCCCTGCAGGTGGCCCCAGGTGCCCTCCTGGGCCTGGGCAACCTCACACACCTGTCACTCAAGTACAACAACCTCACCGTGGTGCCGCGGGGCCTGCCCCCCAGCCTGGAGTACCTGCTCTTGTCCTACAACCACATCATCACCCTGGCACCTGAGGACCTGGCCAATCTGACTGCCCTGCGTGTCCTCGATGTGGGTGGGAACTGTCGCCGCTGTGACCATGCCCGTAACCCCTGCAGGGAGTGCCCCAAGGGCTTCCCCCAGCTGCACCCCAACACCTTCGGCCACCTGAGCCGCCTCGAAGGCCTGGTGTTGAAGGACAGCTCTCTCTACAGCCTGGACCCCAGGTGGTTCCATGGCCTGGGCAACCTCATGGTGCTGGACCTGAGTGAGAACTTCCTGTATGACTGCATCACCAAAACCAAAGCCTTCCACGGCCTGGCCCGGCTGCGCAGACTCAACCTGTCCTTCAATTATCATAAGAAGGTGTCCTTTGCCCACCTGCATCTGGCACCCTCCTTCGGGAGCCTGCTGTCCCTGCAGGAGCTGGACATACACGGCATCTTCTTCCGCTCGCTCAGCGAGACCACACTTCAGTCGCTGGCCCACCTGCCCATGCTCCAGCGTCTGCATCTGCAGTTGAACTTTATCAGCCAGGCCCAGCTCAGCATCTTTGGCGCCTTCCCTGGCCTGCGGTACGTGGACTTGTCAGACAACCGCATCAGTGGAGCTGCAGAGCCCGCGGCTGCCACAGGGGAGGTAGAGGTGGACTGTGGGGAGAGAGTCTGGCCACAGTCCCGGGACCTTGCTCTGGGCCCACTGGGCACCCCCGGCTCAGAGGCCTTCATGCCGAGCTGCAGGACCCTCAACTTCACCTTGGACCTGTCTCGGAACAACCTAGTGACTGTTCAGCCGGAGATGTTTGTCCGGCTGGCGCGCCTCCAGTGCCTGGGCCTGAGCCACAACAGCATCTCGCAGGCGGTCAATGGCTCGCAGTTCGTGCCTCTGAGCAACCTGCGGGTGCTGGACCTGTCCCATAACAAGCTGGACCTGTACCACGGGCGCTCGTTCACGGAGCTGCCGCGGCTGGAGGCCTTGGACCTCAGCTACAACAGCCAGCCCTTCAGCATGCGGGGCGTGGGCCACAATCTCAGCTTTGTGGCACAGCTGCCGGCCCTGCGCTACCTCAGCCTGGCGCACAATGGCATCCACAGCCGCGTGTCCCAGCAGCTCCGCAGCGCCTCGCTCCGGGCCCTGGACTTCAGTGGCAATACCCTGAGCCAGATGTGGGCCGAGGGAGACCTCTATCTCCGCTTCTTCCAAGGCCTGAGAAGCCTGATTCAGCTGGACCTGTCCCAGAATCGCCTGCATACCCTCCTGCCACGCAACCTGGACAACCTCCCCAAGAGCCTACGGCTCCTGCGGCTCCGTGACAATTACCTGGCTTTCTTCAACTGGAGCAGCCTGGCCCTCCTACCCAAGCTGGAAGCCCTGGACCTGGCGGGAAACCAGCTGAAGGCCCTGAGCAATGGTAGCTTGCCCAACGGCACCCAGCTCCAGAGGCTGGACCTCAGCGGCAACAGCATCGGCTTCGTGGTCCCCGGCTTTTTTGCCCTGGCCGTGAGGCTTCGAGAGCTCAACCTCAGCGCCAACGCCCTCAAGACGGTGGAGCCCTCCTGGTTTGGTTCCCTGGTGGGTGCCCTGAAAGTCCTAGACGTGACTGCCAACCCCTTGCATTGCGCTTGCGGCGCAACCTTCGTGGACTTCTTGCTGGAGGTGCAGGCTGCGGTGCCCGGCCTGCCTAGCCGTGTCAAGTGCGGCAGCCCGGGCCAGCTCCAGGGCCGCAGCATCTTCGCACAGGACCTGCGCCTCTGCCTGGACGAAGCGCTCTCCTGGGTCTGTTTCAGCCTCTCACTGCTGGCTGTGGCCCTGAGCCTGGCTGTGCCCATGCTGCACCAGCTCTGTGGCTGGGACCTCTGGTACTGCTTCCACCTGTGCCTGGCTTGGCTGccccggcgggggcggcggcggggtgTGGATGCCCTGGCCTATGACGCCTTCGTGGTCTTCGACAAGGCGCAGAGCTCGGTGGCGGACTGGGTATACAATGAGCTGCGGGTACAGCTAGAGGAGCGCCGTGGGCGCCGGGCGCTACGCCTGTGTCTGGAGGAACGTGACTGGGTACCCGGCAAAACCCTCTTTGAGaacctctgggcctcagtttacagCAGCCGCAAGACGCTGTTTGTGCTGGCCCGCACGGACAGAGTCAGCGGCCTCCTGCGTGCCAGCTTCCTGCTGGCCCAACAGCGCCTGCTGGAGGACCGCAAAGACGTCGTGGTGCTGGTGATCCTGTGCCCCGACGCCCACCGCTCCCGCTATGTGCGGCTGCGCCAGCGCCTCTGCCGCCAGAGTGTCCTCCTCTGGCCCCACCAGCCCAGTGGCCAGCGCAGCTTCTGGGCCCAGCTGGGCACGGCCCTGACCAGGGACAACCGCCACTTCTACAACCAGAACTTCTGCCGGGGCCCCACGACAGCCTGA